In Hymenobacter aquaticus, a single window of DNA contains:
- a CDS encoding metallophosphoesterase family protein, with translation MLQALRSRTHSSLLLLAAAFSISSCDLLEFSPNDYRAPADERDLTAKNLDKLRQLPLPAGDTLRFVFTGDSQRYYDDADDLVASVNQQPGISFLIVAGDISDFGFAKEMRWVNEKLRKLKVPYVTVIGNHDSVGNGREAYQEIFGPLNYSFIYGDTKFIMTDTNGREYNFDGHIPSMPWVNQQLADLQGARRQIMITHVPPQDEDFDPAVRAPYVQALREAKNLVFEMNGHRHSSSVTQPYNDGVWYVNSDAFSERRYMVVSVWGDKQFRVKQIKF, from the coding sequence ATGTTACAAGCGCTACGCTCCCGAACCCACTCTTCCCTCCTCTTATTAGCCGCTGCTTTCTCGATTAGTAGCTGCGACCTGCTCGAATTTAGCCCCAACGACTACCGGGCCCCCGCCGACGAGCGGGACCTGACGGCTAAAAACCTGGACAAGCTCCGCCAGCTGCCACTGCCCGCCGGCGATACGCTCCGCTTCGTGTTCACCGGCGACTCCCAGCGCTACTACGACGATGCCGACGACCTGGTCGCCAGCGTCAACCAGCAGCCCGGCATCTCCTTCCTTATAGTAGCCGGCGACATTTCCGATTTCGGCTTTGCCAAGGAAATGCGCTGGGTTAATGAAAAGCTGCGCAAGCTGAAGGTACCCTACGTCACCGTTATCGGCAACCACGACTCCGTCGGCAACGGCCGCGAAGCCTACCAGGAGATTTTCGGCCCCCTGAACTACTCGTTTATCTACGGCGACACCAAGTTCATCATGACCGACACCAACGGCCGTGAGTACAACTTCGACGGGCACATTCCCAGCATGCCCTGGGTCAACCAGCAGCTGGCCGACTTGCAGGGTGCCCGCCGCCAGATCATGATTACGCACGTGCCACCCCAGGACGAGGACTTTGATCCGGCCGTGCGGGCTCCCTACGTGCAAGCTCTGCGCGAAGCCAAAAACCTGGTCTTCGAAATGAACGGCCACCGGCACAGCTCCAGCGTCACCCAGCCCTACAACGACGGCGTGTGGTACGTCAACTCCGATGCCTTCTCCGAGCGCCGCTACATGGTCGTGTCCGTGTGGGGCGACAAGCAGTTTCGCGTAAAACAGATCAAATTCTAA